The following proteins are co-located in the Candidatus Accumulibacter cognatus genome:
- a CDS encoding discoidin domain-containing protein: protein MFSNILSFPIRQSEFAADFLDHWSGLQTMPGLSSPLFAVLALAGLFVVPPPVLAAESASVTIDLGAGPSNIFTPSAALGAGVDGHARGDASAIYRPAILRAMRSVGLRPLTYRLRTELGIQAWHWNPRGRWSDSKNAEGYWTSDDRPGDPILVSFGYRLPRRGNSIDQANDDGYSRLADGDLATFWKSNPYLDRRYTGEDRHPQWLIADLGEKIPVNAIRIFWGIPYAVRYAVQYWDGEDTDLPDGYPEGRWQTFPDGLVTQGRGGDGILRLTQGALPARYLRVLLEESSASAPEGASDPRDALGFAVREVAIGIQKASGELHDAVRHAASRDGQSRFFVSSTDPWHRAVDLDPGVEQAGIDRVFASGLTHGLPMLVPVGVLYDTPDNAAALLRYLKRRGYPLRGIELGEEPDGQYIAPEDYGALYLQAADALRAVDAGVILGGPSFQSLWNEPMMAWAGTPVAPDRPWLARFLSYLQARGRASDLGFLSFEWYPFDDVCAPAAPQLQQAPAQLAEAMANLYRQGLPRATPLLITEYGYSAFATQAEVDLAGALFNADTVATFLTEGGSTAYLYGYEPSPLDREPQVNCETWGNNTLFLSDQKRNIRARTATYHGARLLARQWAGDPDQAHRIYRARVDGETAVAPPLSAYALQRPDGLWALLLVNKDPQRPWSVTLRFTGPDPEAVEWLQGPAELFRFSTAQYQWRANGEHGRPRRSRPPEHRVLHSHAPLAVQLPPWSLTVIRSRGPSAQPAAPVPVP, encoded by the coding sequence TTGTTCAGCAATATCTTGAGTTTCCCGATCCGCCAGTCCGAATTTGCTGCGGATTTTCTCGATCACTGGTCCGGGTTGCAAACCATGCCTGGCTTGTCCTCCCCGCTGTTCGCCGTACTCGCCCTTGCCGGCCTCTTCGTCGTTCCTCCACCTGTCTTGGCGGCTGAGTCGGCCAGCGTGACCATCGATCTCGGAGCGGGGCCCAGCAATATCTTCACGCCGTCCGCCGCGCTCGGCGCCGGGGTGGACGGGCACGCGCGTGGCGATGCGAGCGCCATTTATCGTCCGGCAATCTTGCGCGCCATGCGTTCGGTCGGTCTGCGTCCACTGACTTACCGCCTGCGCACCGAGCTCGGCATCCAGGCCTGGCACTGGAATCCGCGCGGCCGCTGGAGTGACAGCAAGAACGCAGAAGGTTACTGGACGTCGGACGACCGTCCTGGTGATCCGATTCTGGTGTCCTTTGGTTATCGGCTGCCGCGCCGCGGCAACAGCATCGACCAGGCCAATGACGATGGCTATTCGCGGCTGGCCGATGGCGACCTGGCGACTTTCTGGAAGAGCAATCCCTATCTGGACCGTCGTTACACCGGCGAGGACCGGCACCCACAATGGTTGATCGCCGATCTGGGAGAGAAAATCCCGGTGAACGCGATCCGCATCTTCTGGGGGATTCCGTATGCCGTGCGCTACGCCGTGCAATACTGGGATGGTGAAGACACGGATCTGCCGGACGGGTATCCCGAAGGCCGATGGCAAACCTTTCCCGACGGTCTGGTGACGCAGGGTCGCGGCGGTGACGGCATTCTGCGCCTGACTCAGGGGGCGTTACCGGCACGTTACCTGCGGGTATTGCTCGAAGAATCCTCGGCCAGCGCACCAGAGGGAGCCAGCGATCCACGCGATGCCCTCGGTTTCGCGGTGCGGGAGGTGGCCATCGGAATACAAAAAGCGAGCGGCGAGTTGCACGATGCCGTTCGCCACGCCGCCAGCCGCGACGGCCAAAGCCGCTTTTTCGTTTCCTCCACTGACCCTTGGCACCGCGCAGTCGATCTGGATCCGGGGGTGGAACAGGCCGGGATCGACCGGGTATTCGCCAGCGGGCTCACGCACGGCTTACCGATGCTGGTGCCGGTCGGGGTGCTGTACGATACTCCCGACAACGCCGCCGCACTGCTGCGCTATCTGAAGCGGCGCGGCTATCCGCTGCGTGGCATCGAGCTTGGCGAGGAGCCGGATGGCCAGTATATTGCTCCGGAAGACTATGGTGCCTTGTACCTGCAGGCGGCGGACGCGTTGCGCGCAGTCGACGCGGGCGTGATCCTCGGCGGACCGTCTTTCCAGTCCTTGTGGAATGAGCCGATGATGGCCTGGGCAGGAACCCCGGTTGCTCCCGATCGACCGTGGCTGGCGCGGTTTCTGAGCTACCTGCAGGCGCGCGGGCGAGCGTCCGATCTGGGTTTCCTGTCGTTCGAATGGTACCCCTTCGACGATGTTTGTGCGCCGGCGGCGCCACAGTTGCAGCAGGCGCCGGCCCAGCTCGCCGAGGCCATGGCCAACCTCTATCGGCAGGGTCTGCCGCGCGCGACGCCGCTGTTGATCACCGAGTACGGCTACTCGGCCTTCGCCACGCAGGCGGAGGTCGACCTGGCCGGTGCCCTGTTCAACGCTGACACGGTCGCCACCTTCCTGACCGAGGGGGGCAGCACGGCTTATCTGTATGGTTATGAACCGAGCCCTCTGGACAGGGAACCCCAGGTCAATTGCGAAACCTGGGGCAACAATACCCTGTTCCTCTCCGACCAGAAGCGAAACATCCGGGCGCGTACCGCCACCTATCACGGCGCCAGGCTGCTGGCGCGGCAATGGGCCGGGGACCCGGATCAGGCGCATCGGATTTATCGTGCCCGTGTCGATGGCGAAACCGCCGTGGCGCCGCCGCTGAGCGCTTACGCGCTGCAACGCCCCGACGGCCTCTGGGCGCTGCTGCTGGTCAACAAGGATCCGCAGCGGCCATGGTCGGTCACACTGCGCTTCACCGGGCCGGATCCGGAGGCGGTCGAGTGGCTGCAAGGTCCGGCCGAGCTGTTCCGGTTTTCTACCGCCCAGTACCAATGGCGGGCGAACGGCGAACACGGTCGCCCGCGACGCAGTCGGCCTCCAGAGCATCGCGTACTACACTCGCATGCACCGCTGGCGGTACAGTTGCCGCCCTGGTCCCTGACGGTGATCCGCAGTCGGGGACCGTCCGCCCAGCCAGCCGCGCCGGTCCCCGTGCCTTGA
- a CDS encoding glycosyltransferase — protein sequence MGTESSGKPVFFDPARKRWPRLRAGVTLLGLTLSLLLGALVLSILASPVLPALHLPGISFLPQGAHALPAIPVLSPERPLTRRERVLRSEQIKLARVREANLQQWLEQPHKPGLMPNRQTLAIGFFVNWDDASMSSLRQNLDHLDMVIAEWLHLAAADGSLRENDPMRTAQVAAYIRTHRPEASIVPLVNNWNGHQWEGAKLARMLSNPAARARTVTELTAYVERHRFDGISIDFENVPPKAQPDFQRFMAELYAAMHPKKLLVSVNVPANDATFDYRSLARNADHLILMAYDEHWNDSAPGPISSLPWFASVLRQRQRDIPLDKMIVAIGNYAYDWQKGRPAEERTFEEAILVAKESEGRIRLDPVSLNPTFEYADDNDRIHQVWMLDAVTAFNQMVVIRSVQPRGVALWRLGSEDPALWQVFGKQGALDAAHATQLGDIRFPYGVDYEGKGEILEITAQPQAGSRTIVFDSKRGLISAEQFTVYPSPYVITRHGGAERKVALTFDDGPDPLYTPQILDALRQAGVPGTFFIIGVNGQMHPDLLRREVDEGHEIGNHTFTHPNISAISATQFQLELSATKHLLASTVGRHSLLFRPPYAVDAEPETIEQVRPIELAAALGYLVVGMQIDPDDWKRPGVDEIVRRTVEEAERGEGNMILLHDSGGDRSQTIQAIPRIVEELQQRGFRFVSVSELLGRSRDEVMPLVPPDSAWRTWLDGAAFGVLNWSAATLHWLFLLGIVLGIARLLFVGMLALYQRWQQRRQAFDPAYSPTVAVVIPAYNEEKVIVQTISSLLACDHSRQFEIIVVDDGSTDATYQVARTAFAEDPRVRVLTKANGGKPAALTLGMAQTEAEIIVALDADTVFTRDTIAKLVRHFVDPAVGAVAGNTKVGNRINLLTRWQALEYITSQNLDRRAFDALNCITVVPGAVGAWRRELVERVGGFTDVTLAEDADLTLAIRKLGYVIAYEDEALALTEAPDTVRGFIRQRYRWMYGTMQAAWKHRDVLFRRRYGALGFVALPNVIIFQVLFPLISPIMDLQLIGSLAVAAFNHVQHPDEYSPDALWQVLFYYALFVTVDYLAAVLAFSMERKESWWLLVWLFWQRFFYRQLMYYVAIKSTMTSLRGVLVGWGKIDRKATVQAAR from the coding sequence ATGGGTACTGAATCGTCCGGCAAACCGGTCTTCTTCGATCCCGCCCGCAAGCGCTGGCCGCGCCTGCGGGCGGGCGTGACGCTGCTCGGACTGACGCTGTCGCTGTTGTTGGGGGCGCTGGTGCTGAGCATTCTTGCCAGCCCGGTGCTGCCGGCACTGCATCTGCCCGGCATCAGCTTTTTGCCGCAAGGCGCGCACGCCTTGCCGGCCATTCCTGTGCTTTCTCCCGAGCGCCCCTTGACACGCCGTGAGCGAGTCCTGCGTAGTGAACAGATCAAGCTGGCGCGGGTACGCGAGGCCAACCTGCAACAATGGCTGGAGCAACCCCACAAGCCGGGTCTGATGCCCAACCGGCAAACGCTGGCGATCGGTTTTTTCGTCAACTGGGACGACGCCAGCATGAGTTCGCTCAGGCAGAACCTTGATCACCTGGACATGGTGATCGCCGAATGGCTGCACCTTGCCGCCGCAGACGGTTCTCTGCGCGAAAACGATCCGATGCGCACCGCCCAAGTGGCTGCGTACATCCGTACACATCGTCCCGAAGCGTCGATCGTGCCGCTGGTCAATAACTGGAACGGTCATCAATGGGAAGGGGCCAAGCTGGCGCGGATGCTGTCCAACCCGGCGGCGCGGGCGCGTACCGTAACGGAGCTGACAGCCTATGTCGAGCGTCATCGCTTTGACGGAATCAGCATCGATTTCGAGAACGTTCCGCCCAAGGCACAGCCCGATTTTCAGCGCTTCATGGCGGAACTGTACGCAGCGATGCACCCAAAAAAACTGCTGGTATCGGTGAACGTGCCGGCCAACGACGCCACTTTCGATTATCGCAGCCTGGCGCGTAACGCCGACCACCTGATTCTCATGGCCTACGACGAACACTGGAATGACAGTGCCCCGGGTCCGATTTCCAGCCTGCCCTGGTTTGCCTCGGTACTGCGCCAGCGACAGCGTGACATTCCCCTCGACAAAATGATCGTGGCCATCGGCAATTACGCTTACGACTGGCAGAAAGGTCGTCCGGCCGAGGAACGAACCTTCGAGGAGGCAATTCTGGTTGCCAAGGAATCCGAAGGCAGGATCCGGCTCGATCCAGTCTCGCTCAACCCGACCTTCGAGTACGCTGACGACAATGACCGCATTCACCAGGTGTGGATGCTCGATGCAGTCACGGCGTTCAATCAGATGGTCGTGATCCGTTCGGTACAGCCGCGCGGCGTTGCCCTGTGGCGTTTGGGCAGCGAAGACCCGGCGCTGTGGCAGGTGTTCGGCAAGCAGGGCGCACTGGATGCGGCGCATGCCACCCAACTGGGGGACATTCGCTTTCCCTACGGCGTGGACTACGAGGGCAAGGGAGAGATTCTCGAGATTACTGCCCAACCACAGGCGGGCAGTCGAACCATTGTTTTCGACTCGAAGCGTGGGCTGATCAGCGCCGAGCAGTTCACGGTCTATCCTTCGCCCTACGTCATCACCCGTCATGGTGGTGCCGAACGCAAGGTCGCGCTGACCTTCGATGATGGCCCCGATCCCCTGTACACGCCGCAAATCCTCGATGCCTTGCGGCAGGCAGGGGTGCCGGGGACCTTCTTCATCATTGGCGTCAATGGTCAGATGCATCCGGATTTGCTGCGCCGGGAAGTCGATGAAGGCCATGAAATCGGTAATCACACCTTCACCCATCCCAATATCTCGGCGATCTCTGCTACCCAGTTTCAACTTGAACTGTCGGCGACCAAGCATTTGCTGGCCAGCACGGTGGGCCGGCATTCGCTGTTGTTTCGTCCCCCTTATGCGGTCGACGCCGAGCCGGAAACCATCGAGCAGGTTCGTCCGATCGAACTCGCTGCGGCCCTGGGTTATCTCGTGGTGGGCATGCAGATCGACCCGGATGACTGGAAGCGGCCAGGGGTGGATGAGATCGTGCGGCGCACCGTCGAAGAGGCCGAGCGTGGCGAAGGCAACATGATCCTGCTACACGATTCCGGTGGCGACCGCAGCCAGACGATCCAGGCCATCCCCAGAATTGTCGAGGAATTGCAGCAGCGGGGATTTCGCTTCGTCAGCGTCTCCGAATTGCTTGGGCGTAGCCGTGATGAGGTGATGCCGCTGGTGCCGCCCGACAGCGCGTGGCGGACCTGGCTGGATGGCGCTGCTTTTGGCGTGCTCAACTGGTCGGCCGCGACCCTCCACTGGCTGTTCCTGCTGGGGATCGTGCTGGGTATCGCGCGTTTGCTTTTCGTCGGCATGCTTGCCCTGTACCAGCGCTGGCAACAGCGCCGGCAGGCTTTCGATCCGGCCTATTCGCCAACAGTCGCGGTGGTGATCCCCGCGTACAACGAGGAAAAGGTGATCGTGCAGACGATCTCCTCATTGCTGGCTTGCGATCATTCCCGGCAATTCGAGATCATCGTCGTCGATGACGGCTCCACTGACGCCACTTATCAAGTGGCGCGCACGGCTTTCGCCGAAGATCCGCGCGTACGGGTGTTGACCAAAGCCAATGGCGGCAAGCCGGCGGCGCTAACCCTGGGCATGGCGCAGACCGAGGCGGAAATCATCGTGGCCCTCGATGCCGACACCGTGTTCACCCGCGACACGATTGCCAAACTGGTCCGCCATTTCGTCGATCCGGCGGTTGGCGCAGTCGCCGGTAACACCAAGGTCGGCAACCGGATCAATCTGCTGACTCGCTGGCAGGCGCTGGAGTACATTACCAGCCAGAATCTTGACCGGCGCGCCTTCGATGCCCTCAACTGCATCACCGTGGTGCCCGGCGCGGTAGGGGCCTGGCGGCGCGAACTGGTCGAACGGGTGGGTGGCTTTACCGATGTGACCCTGGCGGAAGACGCCGATCTGACGCTGGCAATTCGCAAACTCGGTTATGTCATCGCCTATGAGGACGAGGCGCTGGCGCTGACCGAAGCGCCCGATACGGTACGCGGCTTCATCCGCCAGCGCTACCGCTGGATGTACGGCACCATGCAGGCGGCCTGGAAACACCGCGACGTGTTGTTCCGTCGGCGCTACGGCGCGCTGGGTTTTGTCGCACTGCCGAATGTGATCATTTTTCAGGTCCTTTTCCCGCTGATCTCGCCGATCATGGATCTGCAGTTGATCGGCTCGCTCGCGGTGGCCGCCTTCAATCACGTGCAGCACCCGGACGAGTATTCCCCTGACGCCTTGTGGCAGGTGCTGTTCTACTACGCGCTGTTCGTGACGGTGGATTATCTGGCGGCCGTACTGGCTTTCTCGATGGAACGCAAGGAGAGCTGGTGGCTGCTCGTCTGGCTGTTCTGGCAGCGCTTCTTCTACCGTCAGCTGATGTATTACGTGGCCATCAAGAGTACCATGACCTCGTTGCGCGGCGTACTCGTGGGTTGGGGGAAGATCGATCGCAAGGCGACGGTGCAGGCGGCGAGATGA